The Alnus glutinosa chromosome 3, dhAlnGlut1.1, whole genome shotgun sequence nucleotide sequence TATTTATTCTCCAAGTCTCAATTTACACGGAAACATCCACTTCTGCGTAAGCTTGCTGACGCAATGCATGGGATGTAATCAAGTGAATAGAATTAGAAAAGCAAGAGTTAGTCGACATGAATATGCCATTCACCATCCTGGCGAATAAATCCTGTCAGGCTTTATTTGAAAGAGCAAGCAAGCTACACCGATATGGAGAGATAAAAAAAGGTAGCAAattctctctgatctctctcaaGACAAAAGAGAAAGTTTGCtaaatgataaaaattatatttttattcgtTAATTATCcgataaaaaaattgattgttgtacaacttttaacataacttttatacaacctcaataatatatatatttttttttaaattaaatatttgattatttttttttatatgtaggtCATATGTactcaataattaattttaaaaaaagttgttagaattctacaaaaattgaaaacacaCCATATCTCTATCCCATAATCCTCTCGTTTAATTTTTCAGTAAGTAAACTtagttactaaaaaaaaataaaaaagctgaTATCCTAATTATTctagaagaaattaaaagaaagccACGTGATTGAATTAGTAgggaaattcaaaaattccacaacaatatataacttaattaagtATCCTTGGGAAACAAGGAAAGGAGTCGCAGAGATTCTACTACTTTTAAGTTACAACTGTTTGCCTATATAAAACCCCTCCTCCCCTACAAAAACTCTTCAagtaaaaagcaaaagaaaacccTACCTTTTTTGTACCTCTATTTTCTCCATCTACTACTGATTCTACATCATCTTTTCTGTTTTGACCATGCCTAAGGTTTCCATCAACTCCGTTCTCCTTCTCAGGTTCGTGCTCGTCTTTCTCTTATGTCTTTTAATCATATCATCTTGATCTTCGCGTTGTATAGATCTAaggttttttatcacttttttttattattttttttatttgcttcttTTGTGTAATACATGCAGTAGGCGATCATACTCGTCAGCAGTGGAGAATGCAAGAGTGCAGCCAGTAGTAACAGCGCTGAGGAAGGCAGCTAATCAGTCTAGCAGTGCGGTGGCCACCAACCAGCCGGAGGAGATATTTTGGATGAGAGATCCAAAGAGTGGCAACTGGATTCCGGAGAGTCACTTTGGTCAGATCGATGTTGCAGAGCTGAGGGAGAAGCTTCttccacaaaataaaaaacctaaagCCTAAAAGCCAGTTTCTATGTCCCAATAATACGTGTTTGAATCTAAATCTGTTCCTAGCTAAAACATGTTTCACGTTTCATTCTCTCTTTTGCTCCTTTGATATATATAGTTCCAACctccatttaaaaaatttagctttgcaatttaattattattattattattattatttttttttttatcttttctgttaaatttctttcttattctttgAACCTACCATAATGTAACGTGTTGGATCAGGCTTTTGACCATCTCATCTAAAAATTAATTGGTGTCTAGTGACAAAAGATAACATATTTTATGATATTCGAAATCGCATTCCGCAATACATATGTTCTAAGAACCATTCACATGAGTAAAATCAGCAATGTTGCACTTCGGCAT carries:
- the LOC133862426 gene encoding uncharacterized protein LOC133862426 isoform X1, giving the protein MPKVSINSVLLLSRRSYSSAVENARVQPVVTALRKAANQSSSAVATNQPEEIFWMRDPKSGNWIPESHFGQIDVAELREKLLPQNKKPKA
- the LOC133862426 gene encoding uncharacterized protein LOC133862426 isoform X2, whose product is MPKVSINSVLLLRRSYSSAVENARVQPVVTALRKAANQSSSAVATNQPEEIFWMRDPKSGNWIPESHFGQIDVAELREKLLPQNKKPKA